The sequence CATGTTGAATAGATTGTCAACCCAGGAAAGAATGCTTAAATGAGGCTTTAATGGAGATAGCAGaagtaaaattgaaaacatagaGCACCTCTTCTTTGATTGCTTTTTTCTAGAAGATTATGGAGGACTCTCATGAGTTGGTGTTTGGTGAAGCACCCTAGCTTTTGTTGGGATGAGATCATGGCTTGGGGTGAAAGACATGCCAAAAGCAAGAGCCTTAGATTCAATGTATTCCGCTTAGCCTTATGGTCTGCTGTATATCACATTTGGCAGCAAAGAAATGGTGTGCTTCATCAAGGGAGAAtttatgttgaaaaaaaaatatccttcACTTGATCAAATGGGAAGTTAGAAGGAGAATTGAAGGGAATGGCTATTTTGctaattctgtccaaaacaaagttttgttttgtttatgggGATTTTCTTTAGATGTTCTTAATCCTCTTCTTAATTCCTTCCCCTTGTTGTGGCTTAACTGATTGTTTTCCTTGCATGAGTTAGTTTTGGTGTTCATTGGTGTTCTAGTTTTGCTATTAGGGTGTTGTTACTTGAACTTTGTACTCTTTTCATTTGACGCAATACAATCTTTTGTGACCCAATTTACTCTACTGCACTGCAGATCGAGATTTGTGACCCAAATGCATAGCTTTTGTGAGTTTCAAAAACAGATGCATACATGTGCTCCgtatcaaaactcaaaacaactagtaaaaaatctgtttttttttttgttttttttattttttttttttattatataaacagGAGTGAAAAATCCGTGAATGGATGATTCAGGTGGGATTTTCAATAGAGACCTTTTTCTGATTCAAAGAGAGACCTTTTTCTCAGCAAGTCATGGGAGAAACCCATAAACCCTACCGCAACAAACATGGCATAGAGGTAGTAACAAACAACAACGCTAAAAATTAAGATCacccaaagaaaaaacacaacGAATTTATCCCCCTAAAAATTAGATATACACCTATAAATCAGATAAATTAGAGGAATATATGCAAGAGAGAGTCGctaataattttgattatataaaaTTTCCAATATTGGTTGCAGGTCattcaaaccaaaaaacagAAAGTTAATACAATCAATTACGATCACCACCCAACCATCAAGCACTTCATAAGTGCAAACTCGGAGGACCAAAGTCGCTTACCATTCATAAGTGCACATGGGACGGCGATATTCTTCATCATTGGGATGGCGATATTCTTCATCATACACAGAGTCACGATTAGGGCTTACTAGTCGACAACTCTGGGGCCACACTTTATGATAGACAAAATCCTTGAACACGAAACCTTCAAAAGTTTTCAGGGTGTACTCAGCAGCAGCTCTGGGCTTGGCctcaaattgaattttaaaacttaCACCAGCGGCGAAAAATAGTTTCCTCTTCACAAGTctcacaaattcaaaatccGTGCCCTACACCAACCAATTTGTTCAAATTGAATATTAATAAGTATATGGACAGATAGACAGATAGAGAGAAAGATGGAGATAAGAAGAAACAAACCTTAACTTGGTTGTAGCGGTCTAACAGCATCTCTCCATAGACAGAATATTCATATCGTTGCTCCTCAGAAATCTGAGGAACAAgcaagtttaatttttttttttttaaaaagccttttattcttcttttcctaagaaaaaggaaaagaccCACACATTGCTCATATCTGAGAGCCATTTTGGCACATGGAATGGGTCTAGCTCTATGATCTGAGGCTGAGGCTGAAGGTTGGAGTCGATGGTAGGGGGAGGGGTAGGGATAGGGGTCTTTGAGGAGGGGATCAGAACTCCACTCAAACCCGGGACCAATATCAGGTTCgccatcttcatcttcatcttcatattTAGAAATGAAGTCATCGTAGTCTGAAAACAATACATCCTCATAGTTCTCTGAAAAAAAAGGGTCATTATAAACACCCACAAACAGAGGGGCAACGAGCTCGGTAACATACATACATTGAATCATCCATGTTTTGATACTAACCACATGTTTTTATTCGTATTTGGGACGGTAGAGAGATACCAAACCCGAACCCACATAGGATCCACAAACCAATTGTATTGTGTAACCACAAACAAAACCCCAATTTTTCAAGCCCAGCAAGCAAGCAGGAAATCCAATCCATACAGAAGCACAAAGAGGGAAATTGAGAAATTGAAGACAAAAAATAGAATAACGGTGGgccagagagaaagagagagacatacCAAACCAAAGAGATTCTTGACAGAGAAAGAAACCTAGCGCCGCTTCTGATCTAAGAACACGCTTGTAACAGAGAGCTTGTGTTGCGTGtgtaaaatgtaaaatacaCCAAATAGAACTACAGAAGAGCTTGAAACGGGCCGGAGCCCAATTGAGGTCGGGTAAAAATACAAccgccttttttttctttctctttctcaaccgCCTTTAATTGAAGGGTGAGAAGTTACGGGCCTTACGGCGCCATTAAGCTTTTTTTATTCCAAtgtaccaaaaaataataataataacattttttggttttttatattttaatgaatataaaatttttctataaaaatatatatatatatatatataaaatttgataattgtaaggactcaatttgtaacgatcccaaactgaTATTGAGTTCGTACGTTAAAGGgtcaaacaataaaatttgtaaagcgtgggcTGAAAGGGTAGGCCTTagtcaccggacagtggttagtcatggttttCTGTAGCAATTTGCACAAGGGTGAATTTGGCATGTCTAGTAAGACCTTCTTCCGATGCAACCtgagtggctccggtccttagacctcatccgaggagtttcatgttcttattattcttcttttttaggatTCCATGGTCTGGGAGACGatttgtccccccccccccctccctgaattgcttctctttcctttttatactagcctttacccttcctccaacgtccacatgtaggttcagctttctagagctgatacttgtcccatcagcccatacccaaagtggttggagatggttgtaaaagttgaaaagtattgctctgtcaggcacagagtatttaattgcagtaatggcagcctttcctttgtcctttgtcgccatattgtccaggagtcctttctccatcaatgtGGAGGTGTTTGGCTTTTCCCTAAACTATCCCTATACCgtacttgccctttctttcagggGTGCTTTGGGATGCTGAGGACaaaatcatcctcggctatatctctaggccatttggactttcactgTATGTCCTCGTCaatatccctcctcggctcgggccttgggccttaatgCAAATTGGGCCGGGGTcacaagttctctggccccacaatagcccttcaaaatcctgctgtccgacccCTCGGATGGAGAGGACGGTTTTGGTAACGTCGGGCCTATGTCACGGCTTGCCAAGCCTCGTCCTTCATCAATGCCGGTGCCTCTTCATTTGCTTGGGACATGCTCCTGGTCATGAGACATCCCTTAGCTTTACTCACGCCGCGTTCTTGCCGCTTCGATGCACGAGGCGCATCTTTAATAAGTTTCCTTTACGAGGTGACGCAAATCCAATGGTTTGAAGATGGCATTAGGAGTTGAGTGGGACCTATCTCGTTTGTagcttttcttggaaatctgtacagattaaatgccaccagacttgccttccatataagaagcaaggTAGGAGGTCATTTCCTTTATGTACAGACCCCTcaatcttttcaaattcctaaaccACCGACTGTGCTCAAAGTCCTCACTGCCAGTGGGATTAAGCCTTAGGGAGTGATATGGTTAAGGCGAAGATGGGGGTGAAGAAACCACACCCTCTCCAGAAACACTAGGTCTCTCCGAGACTCAAGATGgcccggtcagggcaagggagacaGAGACTCAAGACATTTCTCCCCCTTGATAAGGCGGGAAAGAAGCCTCCTcgtccttcagccaaaatctgaagcaggtGTTGGTCACActagatttttggtgcgacagcacTGGGGTTTCTCATCGTCGGTACCATTCGCTTTCTCTCGAGCGCTGCTAATATAGCACTTGCCTGATAGGAGTCAGAGCTGGTACGGGGACTAGGCATCCCCgcttcctcctctcttccttcgctggtgcctccttttacctccgcttcttcttctcttccatcactgggaCATCCTAGTGTTTCtgcttcttctacttcttctccCCTTCCATCAAAAGGGCCATCCTAACACGCTTAGTCACCACAAAAGCAgaattttgaaggatttatcgttcccttgtatctttttcctttttgcttttttttttttgcttttatagtTAGCTTCTGTTATAGGTTTGCTTAAGCCCCTCgttgtacgctgtactatttctttgtattaataaaagatgactttattttattctaagtattctttcttttctgcaatagttatattgtgaatggatgtgctatttttttttttgtttattctgAACGGTACTTAAGGCCGAAACCCTTgttaacaaaaagctattattttgaacttattgagactaACAGGCACAATAATACCAACCTGAAAAAggttatacatataaaactaaccgagataacggcTGAAAGCTCTGTATTGCGTATGAGGCGATCATCTGAGGATGGGTAACCCAAAACGAACTATCCGAGAGGGTCACCGAGTACTAGGGTGCTTTACTACGTTCCTAACAATATTCATAGCCTTAACCATTTTTGGCATCCAGTCTGAGGACCGAGGTATGACTGTACCGGACCTAAACACTCGTTTGCATTAATTCCCTTAAAGCTAGGGATCCGAGGATAGGTCGGGACTTCCATCTGTCTAGGACTTAATCCATTTTCTAGTGACTAATCTCCCCATAGgtctgagtccgaggaccatgcagtaccttggttcagtccaagacttggattttctttaagtagttggtttccccataagtttgagtctgagaaccatgcaataccttggttctgtccaaaacttggattttctttaagaagttggtttccccataagtttgagttcgaggaccatacaataccttggttctgtccaaaacttagaatttctttaagtagttgatttcccaataggtttgagtccgagaaccatgcaataccttggttctgtccaaaacttagaatttctttaagtagttggtttcccaataggtttgagtccgaggaccatgcaatatcttggttctgtccaaaacttagaattttctttaagtagttggtttccccataggtttgaatccaaggaccatgcaataccttagttttgtccaaaacttagaatttctttaagtagttggtttccctataagtttgagtccgaggaccatgcaataccttgattctgtccaaaacttagaatttctttaagtagttggtttccccatagatttgagtccgaggaccatgcaataccttagttctgtccaaaacttagaatttctttaagtaattggtttccccataggtttgagtccgaggaccatgcaataccttggttctgtccaaaatttagaattttctttaagtagttggtttccccataggtttgagtccgaggaccatacaataccttggttctgtccaaaacttagaattttctttaaagagttggtttccccataggtttgagtccgagaaccatgcaataccttggttctgtccaaaacttagaattttttttaagtagttggtttccccataggtttgagtctaaggaccatgcaataccttggttctatccaaaacttagaatttctttaagtagttggtttccccataggtttgagttcgaagaccatgcaataccttgattttgtccaaaacttagaattttctttaagtagtttcTGGGgctagcccctcggccaaggtgtGGGGCGTTGACCTGacgttggaagcccctagaactgtcCGCGCCACTGGCgcttcgaagcgtagcccctagtggaactttatattaAGGCAACAACAACGAGCTGCTGGAAGTGATGGAGGGGCTTTCGCAGGCCCTTATTTGACAGGAGCTCGatccaccgcctgtgccaacgcacaagcctttcccatagacggcgccaattataaggactcaatttgtaacgattcCAAACTGATATTGGGTTCatacgttaaaggcccaaacaataaaatttgtagagcgtgggctgaaaggctaggccttggtcaccggacagtggttagtcatgATTTCTGTAGCAATTTGCACAAGGGTGAATCTAGCATGTCTAGTAAGACCTTCTTCCGATGCGACCTGAGTGGCTCCGATCCTTAGatctcgtccgaggagcttcatgttcttattattcttcttttttagggtTCCATGGTCTAGGAGACGAtttgtccccccccccctccctgaattacttctctttcctttttatactagcctttaccATTCCTCCAACTTCCACGTGTAGGTACAACTTtccagggctgatacttgtcccatcagcccatacccaaagtggttgtgggtggttgtaaaagctgaataacattgctctgtcaggcgcagagtatttaattgcagtaatggcagcctttcctttgtcctttgtcgccatattgtccAGGAGTTCTTTCTCTATCAATGAGAAGGTGTTCGGCTTTTCCctaaactgttcctataccgtacttgccctttctttcaggggcgctttgggatgccgaggacaaaatcATCCTCGactatatctctaggccatttggactttcactgTATGTCCTCGGCAATATCTCtactcggctcgggccttgggccttaacgCAAAGTGGGCCGGTGTcacaagttctctggccccacaataattataatgatttttaaaaatgatttattactagcttttaatacaaaattaaggTCTCCTCTATTAATAGTTTCACACTTGCCAACATGTGTTATATCAGTATcgataatgttttttttatattcagaAGTGAAGTCATCGTAGTTTGttatgtgtgtatttttttaaaaaaaaagtgatgacgTGTTGTCTAATTGGTGGGGCctatagtttttaaaatatttacaataatTCCATTGAGCAACGTTGTTTGAAAACTGAAAGCTGGTAAGAGGAGTTTTCTAAATTCAGTGTTTTAATACTCTAAACTAAAAATtcaggtgtttttttttttttttttttgagacaacCAATGCATATAAATTACTACTAGAGGTTtctatttaacccaaaaaaaaaaaaaaaaaaaaaaaaaaaaaaaaaaaactactagagGTTTTCATCAAAGCAATGCCTTTTtcccaaataataattaaaaagaatcaCGGAAAGAATTCAAAAGAAACTATTGTTGCCAAAGGTGATGTTTTATGCTTCCACAATTTCAAGCCACAAACTTTAATCAAATACCCACaatgttgcaacttgcaagtcACGGACcctaatcaaacaataaatcTAGGATAAAACACACAAATGATCCTAAGGTTTAGGCTAGCTAATACTAAGTATTATtaagactttttaaaaatatcaaattttctccCTAAGGCTCTATTTGGttaaaggatgaaaaatattaaaaagatgaaaaaaaaaaatagattgaaaaactcatttatttagttgagaataaaataaaataacagaaaatgtagtttataaaTTTATCATGGGTATGTATCATGAATTTCTGGcattgtttggtttgatatatatatatatatatatatatttttttttttttttttttttttgcttgagtaCGAAAATCATTGAGTATTGTTAGGTTTTTATCATGGGTATGTATCATgaatttcttttgttgtttggtttgatatttttctttaggttttttttttttttttttttttttttttttttgctttagtATGAAAATCATTGAGTATTGTTAGGTTTTTATCATTGGTATGTATCATgaatttcttttgttgtttggtttgatatttgtctttaattttttttgcttcaatATGAAATAATGATTAATATATTTAAGATGTATTCTTGgtatatttgtattgttaggttttaaatgATTATATTGTTGTtatgtttgatatttttatttatatttttgttagagctgatttgaaattttgtaatgggggtgagttttgtctttagattttttttttttttttttttttgagcatgaaatgataatgattgtgtgtttgtatgtgatgtggggtgagtatatgcaaatGTGGGGTGACaagttgtaatttttgaactttgagTAGATAAAAAAGGTATATTTTCTCCAACAAAGGACTAAAATTAAATCCTCAGTAACCTAGTAGGCCAATGTTActgtaattgttaaaaaaaagcaCTAAATCAGAgtaaattttgtccataaaacaactaaaaattaaatcctCAGCAACCcaacaagtatatatatatatatatatatatctccaatttctctatttttagtaACATATTTACCATAACTGACCAAATCAAACTTAGATCAAAGTAAATTTTGATCAACAAAGCACTAAAATTAAATCCTCAGCAAAtataaacaaacccagaaacatAATTTGATTCCACATAccaattcaatctcaaaaaacaataaagctTCTATCTTTTTTAacagttctattagaaattcaatacagaaaccaaaatagaaaaaaaaaaaaaaaaaaaaaaaaaaaaaaaaaaaaaaaaaaaaaaaaaaacgaactAAAACCAAAGTTTGTTTGACTTTTCCCACtgtttctcagcaaccaaacggTGAAACACACTTTGCATTTTGCATAAAGggactcacctttttttttttttccaaaagacCACGTAGACTAAAGGAACTCAAAACTCTGTGATGACTGAGACTAGAGACTGAGTGAAAGTAGAGGGTGACAGGGTGTTTGTGTGAGGGTGACTAAGAGAGGTGTGACAGTGGGTcggtgagtgagagagtgagagggtgagtgagagggtgagagggtgagtgagagtgggtCGGGGTCGGTGAggctgagagagtgagagcgGGTCAGGGTTGGGGTCAGTGAggctgagagagtgagagggtcTGACCGGTGAGGCTGAAAGAgtgagagggtgagtgagagtgggtCGGGATCGATGAGGCTAAGAGAgtgagagggtgagtgagaggGTAAGTGAGAGTGGAGAGACAGAGTgcgttaaattttttaaaaaaaaccctattagaaatcgagtcttagagactcggtTTCCAAGTGGCTTCTATGTGGGTCATCCACGTCACATAAAAATTGCCACGTCACACATaactggaaatcgagtctctaagactcgatttacagaCGGATGCCAAGTGCACGAACGCCACATCAAATTTGATCCAAACATAAAAACcaagtctttgagactcggtttacaggcccaaaatcgagtctcttagactcgagatgttagtaattaaaattcttttgaaaccatgcctactaactaaatagttgggATAGTTGGGAAATCATGGTTAAATTccaattttggtcatttaaacactaaaaattgtTGTTCAAATACCTTAACCAAGCAAGACCTTAGGGCCCCCTTTGGTTGGGGATTTCTAGTATCATCgtttaaaataatgtgaaaactgTGGTTTAGAAAGTGTTGAGAAAACACATGTTTACAGTATTCATAaagtaaaaaatgtgtttggtaccaTATTTTAAATAACTTATTTCAATGTGTGAAGAACGTAattgtgtgtttggtatgtgtgtgtgtatttttttttttttttaaatgacaagcatagtacaatttttttttatttgaggagaGAGAAGTCAGTTTATGTGTTGTCTAATCAAGTGGGTCCCATGATTTTCAACATATTTACAAAAGGGGTCATGCTAACGTGCCATTGAACAATGTtgtttgaaaactgaaaactggtAAGAAGAATTTTCTAAATTCAGTGTTTTAATACTCTAAACTGAGTAACATAACTCAAACACTCTAGTAAAAAAATACCTTTACCAAACACATTGTAAATGTAATCCATCAacatttaattagtttttataaataataaaattttaaattagttttaACTTTTCCCATCCTTACTAatctattcttttattttattttttaattataagatAAAACCGGTTCATTTTATTCTGTGTAGgttatttaatttgtatattttagGCAAAAATACTTGCTATAGTTGTATTTGCTTAaataagttatttaaaaaaaattaaaattaataatcatATTTAAAATCAACTatgtcacaaaaaaaatattaagtgatttagtaattttgcatcttaaaggcaagaaaaatattttaataaaaaattaaatgttgggtaaattacatatttagtccCTATCTCatacactatatttcaatttgatccctaacctTCCAGTATTGTGTCAACTTAGTCTCTGCCCTTATATCTTGGATaaaaattgatgacatggcaaacgactaaaatagaattttagtttgttGTTACATCAACggaagctaattttttattttgaccattagacatgtcatcaattttcatccaaaagataatGGCACGAACTAAATTTACACGATACTGAACCGtcagggactaaattgacacaattgaaaggttaaaaatcaaattaaaaaaatggtgtatatgatagggactaaaaatatAGTTTACCCTTAAatgtattatttaattaataattaaatataataaaatgcttTGGTTAAGGTTTTTGCCCCCAGCCCCCAAAATTTGCTAAGTCAACCCTGGAAAAAGGCAAGGGAGCCGCCACCTAGTAATAGCTAGGTCCAAGAATCACAAATTACTTTATGAAGGTCCACAAATCAAACTAAGTCCCAAATTAGGCTACAAGATGGGAAGATGTTAGACACCCCAAGCCCCCAAGCCATTGTTGGCCTTCATTATTTGTTGTTGGATTGTGATCAGATGGAGTTTATCTAATAGGCTTTATGTGAATACGTGCACACTTCTAAGTCCTAAAGTTAGTCTATGAGTAATGTGAATTAGAAAGTTCCAAGAGCGAGACAATGATCATGTAAAAGGCGATTAAGCATCTAAACATCCAATACATGTGGACCTATGACTATACAATCATGTGAACATGTAAGCATCTAAACATATGAGTACCAAACAAGTAATTGGATCTTTAATTGGAGTTAAtgtttaagttttttaaaaagcaaatattaattaaagttAAAGCTTCATTAAACTTTGAACGTATTCCCTCATTAAACTTATTGAATTAACTAATTTGCTCTTGCCTTATTTAGAAGTGGTTTTGCATGTTTACATATCTTTCATTCGAGAAATTATTATGTAGTTCCGGAGTACAATGTCAGCAGGCTGACCTTGTACTCCCGGCCAATAAGAGCATGCCAACACATCTTACCTCAACAGGACTACCAGCTCTTGTTAACGTCTGTTAACATTCAGAAATTTTTAACAAGGGCGCTCCTTCAAAATATTCACGCATGCCCTCGTGAACTCTCAGTTAAAAGATTTGGGCCCACGtcaataaaataagtaatataGGGTTCTCAGTAGAAGACAAAGGcttaaaagccataaaaaatatcGACAAAGCTCTCAGTAGAAGACAACAGCGGACACAAAGGAAcaagttactattttttttttttttggtttcaagtAAAAGCATGGTAGAAATAATGGACTTAAAAAGTGATAAaggtatattttgttttgtcttgttttgatttaatttatgttttggaagaatgtttaattatttgtgGTGATATATTTGCCCTCAAATAAAACCATATAAATCCTTATTgctgtattattattattatttttttatttttttttttgctctttacaatatttgttgttaatttttattattatacacCCTCCATCCCAATTTATTTGTCCTGCatgaaaagtcaatttttttaagagaacataatttattgtcttgtctgccttacaaaaatgtataagtttacaaaactaccctttAATAAATACATCagctttttttaaaagagttatttttaataaggcaactaaaaaggtgccccaattaaattgattttttaaacatttgttagttttcttttcaaatagttttgaaaataaagtaggggtataatagaaacattagtaaattaataacttttattttaaaaataggacaatattttgggacatcccaaaatgaaatagaggacaaacaaactgGAACAAAGggagtaatatttttttttcaatgagtaTCCttaatcaacccaaaaaaatttaagactaaaattttgttgttactGTTGTTGTTATCCATAGTGAGTCCTAAGGAATAAAAAGGATATAgacaattgttaaaaaaattattagttcaaGCAAAGTTGCATAATCATATTGAGGTGTGGATTCCTCTTCATGATGTAGATTTAATATTTCTTGGTTATAGCAACCTTGTGAAGGAATATGTTATTCTTGATATTCATAACAAGCtatgttttagaattttttttttcatgaatattgatatttgtaaaaaccaaaattaaaattaattatagtgaaatttaaataaaaatattacatgCTCATAATGTTAGTTAATATCTTCCATacacatataatattattaacaaaaaaataaaaataagaaatagtaacataaaaaatttagtattttactattctaaaaattaatctaatttaATAATGCACATataaacacaacacaaatacaatctagaaataaaaaagatgaaCCCCTTCTAGTAGGagagaatacaaaatttgataatccatcattaataaataagaatatttATAGAGGATTTTATAATGGATTTCATGGATGTAAAATTATTTATGGTTCATAagcaaaaccttaaaaaaaattaaaaaaataaagaagagaaatacATACCTATAATATAGATGGTAGGTTTGATAAAACATTCTACTATGCATTTTACAAATGTTGAATTgcctaactaataaaaaaacacaaaccaaaacaaaaagagagttAGATTTCTTATCAACatagaaattataagagaatgagaattatTGATAATGTGTAAGAGAAAAATTTGAGTTGAACAATAAGTAGTGTTtctgtcccccccccccccccaaccaaaaaaaaaaaaaacctagaaagaAGAAGccataaaaagaagaaaaagaaacaatgcttagaaatatataagaacacaCTAAAGAATTTTCAATTATGAGGAAGTTAGATTTTTAATCAATGTAGGTTATGAAAAAGATATGTATTagtaaaaaattgtaacaattaaagttttttttttctaaaagagagagagagagagagaaaagatttaATATActaaga is a genomic window of Quercus lobata isolate SW786 chromosome 2, ValleyOak3.0 Primary Assembly, whole genome shotgun sequence containing:
- the LOC115978386 gene encoding uncharacterized protein LOC115978386 translates to MALRYEQCVGLFLFLRKRRIKGFLKKKKLNLLVPQISEEQRYEYSVYGEMLLDRYNQVKGTDFEFVRLVKRKLFFAAGVSFKIQFEAKPRAAAEYTLKTFEGFVFKDFVYHKVWPQSCRLVSPNRDSVYDEEYRHPNDEEYRRPMCTYEW